The Kogia breviceps isolate mKogBre1 chromosome 8, mKogBre1 haplotype 1, whole genome shotgun sequence DNA window CAGGGCGCCTGGGCTGAGACCAGGGCGCCGGGAAGGGCAGCGCGGGTGACTCAGCCGCCGCGTCTCTCACCTGTGCTCCGGAGCCCAGCGGGAGGTGGGCGGGGCGGCCCGCCAGTGGGCGTGGCAGCCGTGGACCGGTCCGCGCCCCGCCCCGGGCGCCTACCCCGCGGTCCAGGGACCTCCGCCTCCCGGCTCCCTGCCGCCGCGCCCTCAACGCCTGGTCCGCCCCGCGCCCCCGTGGCCGGGAAGGCGCTGTCGCTGCTGCCGCCGCTGCTACTGGCCGCGGCGGGCCTCGCCGGCCTCCTGCTGCTGTGTGCCCCCACCCGCGATATCCAGGAGCCGCCCGCCCTCAAGATGCACGCTGGAGCGCCCTGGGAACCCGGCGCGGTCCGGGAGCTGCTGGCTGGGCCGGGGCGCCGGGCGGGGAGGCTCGGACCGAGCAGGGCCAGGCCGCGCCCGCGTGGCAGCCGGGACCCCGCGCGCTCCGCTCCCGGTCCAGGGCGCGGCAGCGGCGCTTCCGGCGGACGCGGTGCGGGAGGCCGAAGTCCCGGGAGCTCTCCGCTCGCCGCGCCCGCCGCGGAGCCTTTCGCAGCGCGGCCGAGGGGCGTCTCTCCGCGGCGCCCCAGGCcgcggcccggcccgcgcccccAACACGTTCGGCCACCAGGGAGGCATCGCCTCGGGGTTTGGCCCAGATGGGATGCGACAGGCGCTGAGGCCCAGGGACTCCTCCCCAGCCTCTCCAGTGGCTCCCACAGTGCGGGGGCAGCCCTGGCTGGTCCTGAAGGGGTAGGAGCGGGCTAGGCCTGATCCCCCCACGCATCCCTGCCAGATTCAGCCTCCAGGAGCCCCGCCCTCCCTAACCCTCTACTGGGCTTGTGCGCCGGCTTGGTGCGTGGGTGGATGGTGGGTGCCCTAAGGCCCAGGAGCCCAGGATGGAGATCGCTGGGGTGGGTGCCCTGTAGCCAAGGGTGACCACCTGGTAGGGCTGCGGTGGGGCGGGCCACTtggcctgctgctgctgctgctggagtTCCCTGTGTCAGGGAGAGGACCTGAGCGGCCCCTTTCCCGGCTCCGGTGGGCATGCTCTCAGCCCGGCTCCTCCTATTGGAATCTAGGCCCCCTGGGGGCAGGTGCTGGAAAGTGGCTCTTGGAATCGGGGTGCTGACGGTCACCCGTCCGACCTGCCTGGAAGGCCCCTGTGGTGCCGGGGCAGCTCTCTCTGGCCCTGCctttgaggcccagggagggggtgTCTGCTTATCGCAGGCCCACGCTCAGCCTCAGTCCAGCCTTCCCCCTGGGGCCCTCGGTTCCACATCCTCAGGTTGGGCTGAGGTCCGAGAGATAGGgacagaggggaggaggaagagcaggCCCGAAGGGGCGCTTCCTGAAGCTAGCTTTTCTCCTGCAGCCTGGGGGCCTCATGCCCCCCGGCCACGGCTCCAAGGGTGGTCCTGGGACCCCTGACTCTGACCCCGCCCCTCGGTTTGCCCTCGCCAGGAAGGCTCCTGCAGTCGGAGGGCCATCCACCTCTGCTCCCGTTCTCCCCCCAACCAAGCTGTGTCACAGCGATTGTCCCTggtcttctctgagcctctgaacTTCATTCTGAAGCTTCCACCCTTGACACAGGGTCGGGTGGGGTGGGCTGGAGAGCTGAGAGAGTCAAAGGGCCTGGCTTCaggcccccgcccccctcctGAGGCtggccttccccccacccccagtatgGCATCGTTCTGGACCCCGCCGGCTCTTCCCACACATCCACGTTCACCTTCAAGTGGCCAGCGGACAAAGAGAACGCCACAGGCATCGCGGGCCAGCACAGCTCCTGTGATGTGCGTGGTAAGGGTCCCCTGAGTATTAAGTGCCCCCTGGCCTGGATACCCACTCACTGCAGGGCCTCAGGAGCCTTCTCTGGCCTTAGCCTTTGCAGACACCAGCCATCAGAACCCTCTGCTTCATGCCAGGTGGGGCCCAATCCAGGCAGGAGCTGCAGGAGCTCCCCCAAAGACCCAGAAGGCTGGGTCCCTTCTTTGCCTACAAAAGGCTGGGTCCCCTTCTCTTCCTAGCAAAGAAGCCCCAGGAAACAGTTGGAAGGTTTGGGCCCTCCCTGGCCCAAGACTGGCCTCTGCATCCcaggtggggcaggaggggtTCCGAGGAGCTAGTGGGCACACCCAGGAAGGCCCTGGGCGGGCTAGGCTGGGTTGACGATAGCCAGTGCTTTGTCCTGGCACCTGTGTGCGCGTCCACTGGGCAGGTGGCAGctcagagactgtgggtggcacaCGGGCGGGCCCTTTTGTCTCTGAACTGATCTAAGCTGCCACCTGGTTTAGGAGCAcaagcccctcccccaccgcccccaccCTGCTGGCCTACGGTCCACCTAGAGGCTGCTCACCAGGCTTAGGCCCATCTTGCTGCCTCTCTCTAGGTGGGGGCATCTCCAGCTATGCTGACAACCCTTCCGGGGCTGGGCAGAGTCTTGCGGAATGCCTGAGCCAGGCGCTTCGGGACGTGCCCAAGGAGAGACACGTGGGCACGCCTCTCTACCTGGGAGCCACAGCGGGCATGTGCCTGCTCAAGTGAATGTACCATACCCTGACCTCCTGGCCCCGGGGACCACGACAGCCTCAGCACAGGGTGGGCCCCGCATGTCCccagcagcagccctgggctGGGGCCCCCTCGGCTGGCTGTACACCCCGGCAGCAGGATCACGGCCACCTGGGGAAGATCCCCTCAGAGTCCCCCCTGTGTCACAGCCTAACCAGTCCAGAGGCTTCAGCCAACGTGCTCACGGCCACGACGCAGACACTGACCCAGTATCCCTTTGACTTCCGTGGTGCCCGCATCCTCTCGGCCCAGGATGAGGGGGTGTTTGGCTGGGTGACCGCCAACTGTCTGCTGGAGAGCTTTATCAAGGTGGGCCCGGTGCCCAGCCCGATGAGCCGGGGGTGTGGGCACCCACCCACTGACTGACCTCAACTTCCACTTCCCATAGTATGGCTGCGTGGGCCAGTGGTTCGGGCCAAGGAAGGAGATGCTGGGGGCCATGGACCTGGGGGGCGCCTCCACGCAGATCACCTTCGAGACGGCCAGCCCAGCCGAGGATCCAGCCAGTGAGGTCCAGCTGCGGCTCTACGGCCAGCACTACCGCGTCTACACCCACAGCTTCCTCTGCTATGGCCGTGACCAGGCCCTCTGGGGGCTGCTGGTCAGTGAACTCCAGGTGCCCTCCACTGAGTCCTTCTGGAGGTAGCGAGCCAGAGGGAGTGGGGGCCAAGGGCCCAGAGCAGAGCCTCAACAGCAGCCATACTGAGGGGGGCTGGGCTTTCATCAGCTGTGAGGACAGGTGGGCGGGGATCCAGCACGGACAGAGGCCCAGGGGCTGGAGGTGAGCCTGGGGAGTGGCCGGCTGCCTGGGGAGAAAGGAGGGCCAGGGCCAGATCTCGGAGGACCTGGACTGCCTGCCTAGGGGGGTTGGTTTTTGTCCAGCAAGAAGGGGGAGCCAGGGGTTGCTCCTGAGCTCAGAAGTGATGTCGCCAAAGTGGAACCTGTGGGAGATTTATCAGCTGGTCCTCTGGGGAGGCCCTCCTAGGGTCTTAGGGTGGGGACGGTGGGCAGTGCTTGGAGTGGCGGTGTGGCCACACACACCCTTGTCACCTGCCCAGACCCACGGCTTCCACCCCTGCTGGCCGAAGGGCTCTTCCACTCACGTGCTGCTCCAGGACGTGTATGAGTCGCCATGCACCACAGCCCGGCGGCCCCAGACCTTCAACAGAAGCACCAAGGTCAGCCTGTCAGGAAGCAGCGACCCTGCCATGTGCCGTGGCCTCATCTCTGAGCTCTTTAACTTCTCCTCCTGCCGCTTCTCTAGATGCTCCTTCAACGGCATCTTCCAGCCCCCTCTGGCTGGAAAGTTCATTGTGAGTCCAGAGGACTGGGGGTGCGGGGCCGGGGGCGTGCCCTGAAGTGCTTGGGGTCTGGTCACGGTGTGGCTGTACCCCCCTCACAGGCCTGCTCTGCTTTCTTCTACACGGTGGACCTCCTGAGAACTGTGACGGGGCTGCCCGTGGCAACCCTGCAGCAACTAGAGGTGGCCGTGGTCACCATCCGCAACCAGATGTGGCGTGAGGTGAGGCCTGCTCCCCCCCTCCTCCAGGGCTGTGCAGGGGGCTCAGCCAGCCAGCGTCACGCGTCCCGATCATTCATTCGCTCAACGAGTAGAGGGGGGTCTTAGGCCTCTCAGAATGCCCACTACAGTGGGGGATACACTGTTAATCAGACTTGAAAAGTGGCCAGGCTACGACAGGGAGGCTGGGAGCCAGATGAGACTGCAGAAGCCTCCCTGAGGCCTGACCCTAGAACCAAGATCAggagggcagagagaacagccagtgcaaaggccctggggcagcaggGAGCATGGAGTGGACAGGGTGGGGAGGAGTGTCGCTGGGAGAGCGTGGGGGAGAAGAGCAAAGCAGGGGAGAAGCAGAGGGGACTCAGGGGAGACTTAGCAGAtagaattgggggtgggggagtgagaaACTCCCGGGTTTCTGGCTGCCACCATGGACCAGACGCTGGCCCCGGGTGAAGGATGGAGGGGTTCGGGCATGCAGAGGAAGAGGTGACTCCGGGAGAGGCACTGGAGTGTCTGTAGGGCTCAGTGGTGACGGAGGCCCCATCCTGTCCTCTTCGTGGCTAGTCTCAGACAGACTTGGGGGTGCTGGGAAAGTGGGGATCGGGAGGCAAGCCCAGGGGCCTGGGGTCAAGCCTAGGGCTTCTCCTGTTACCCCGACCATCGCCAAGTTCGCTGCAGCCCTCTGCCCCCTGCGTGGCCATCCCTGCTGTCCCCTGTAGGGCCCCCTCCCAGGCACAGGTGCTTGTTGCCATCCAGAAGTCACCCTGAGGAAAGAGCTCTGCCTGGGGGTGGCCCCGTCAGCCTCGTTCTTTCTGGGACCTGCGGTGGGGTCTCCAGCCCTGCAttgcctttctgtgtctggtAGGGCAGAGACCTCCCGGTGGCCGCTGGCCCTACAGTCTCCCACCTGCATTCCAGCTGCAGGCTCGGGCGCCGGGGGAGCGGGCCCGCCTGCCCGACTACTGCGCTGGGGCCACAATCGTGCAGCAGCTGCTGTGCCGCGGATACGGCTTCGACGGGGGCACCTTCGGAGGCGTGACGTTCCAGAAGAAGGTGGGAGCCGGTGGGCCcgcgcgggcgggggcggggccgagtGCGGAGGGGCGGCGCCTCCCGCCCGGAGGCCTGAGACACCGCGGTCGCCTGGGCGCTTGGCCACATGCTGAACCTGACCCACCTGATCCCCGCTGAGCTGCCCGGGCTGCGCAAGGGCACAGGACTTCAGCTCTTGGGTCGTCCTCCTTCCGCTCTTCGCCGCCATGCCCCTGGCTGCGTTCGTCCTTCGCTGCACCGGGCGCGCTCTGCCAAGCCTTCGAGCGCCACCTAGGGGCGAGTTGGGGGCAGCGGCGCCAGCCCCAAGTCCCCCATGCCTCACCCCAGCCCACTCTCAACATCTCTGTCCCTAATGAAGGCCGGCGCAAGACTCGAGCGCCCACGCCCACATTTGGCCCGGATAGGTGAAGGGAACCGAatccagcccccgcctgcccacTGCGGCCTTGGCTTCATCTCAAGACCTAATGCTCCTCCTCCTCTTACTGGGGCTGGGGATGCAGACACCCCGCAGCCCTCCGCCTGTGAAAACAGGGTTGGGTCCCCAGGGAATGGAATCCTGAgagtcccctcccaccccccctagTCTTGGGTTTTAGGGGGAGGGTCAGAGCCCACAAGCTGGGAGCCAGCCCAGCGCCTACTTGTAAAAATTTTGTAGTAAAAAGTTTTTCATAGAGCAGTGGAGAGAACGTCCGTGGGGTGGGGCGTCTCTGCTGTTGCCTGCTCTCCCTCTccacagtttgtttgtttgtttgttttgcggtacgcgggtctctcactgctgtggcctctcccgttgcggggcacaggctccggacgcgcaggctcagcggccatggctcatgggcccagccgctc harbors:
- the ENTPD2 gene encoding LOW QUALITY PROTEIN: ectonucleoside triphosphate diphosphohydrolase 2 (The sequence of the model RefSeq protein was modified relative to this genomic sequence to represent the inferred CDS: inserted 1 base in 1 codon; deleted 1 base in 1 codon; substituted 1 base at 1 genomic stop codon) gives rise to the protein MVGTQTGAHVVPVAGVASCLQDQARGNPALQRRNPWNKPAWEAAQPTPRPGLLPPCPKAGGAGGSLGPAAAECPEAERGRQALTGQGDRSEGYGIVLDPAGSSHTSTFTFKWPADKENATGIAGQHSSCDVRGGGISSYADNPSGAGQSLAECLSQALRDVPKERHVGTPLYLGATAGMCLLNLTSPEASANVLTATTQTLTQYPFDFRGARILSAQDEGVFGWVTANCLLESFIKYGCVGQWFGPRKEMLGAMDLGGASTQITFETASPAEDPASEVQLRLYGQHYRVYTHSFLCYGRDQALWGLLVSELQTHGFHPCWPKGSSTHVLLQDVYESPCTTARRPQTFNRSTKMLLQRHLPAPSGWKVHCESRGLGVRGRGRALKCLGSGHGVAVPPSQACSAFFYTVDLLRTVTGLPVATLQQLEVAVVTIRNQMWRERPPGGRWPYSLPPAFQLQARAPGERARLPDYCAGATIVQQLLCRGYGFDGGTFGGVTFQKKAXDTAVAWALGHMLNLTHLIPAELPGLRKGTDFSSWVVLLPLFAAMPLAAFVLXLHRARSAKPSSAT